From the bacterium genome, the window TACGGGCAATAGCAGCTGCTTTAGCAGCTGCTAAGTCTTTTTCTATTCTAGCTTGTCTTGCATTTTTGATGGTAATAGTAGTAAAGCCTATTGCCACAAGTAAAAGAGGAACCAGCGCTAATAATAAGCATCCGTATAAAAGCTTATTATTTCTTTTTTGAGAGATTATGGGTGGAGCTATCATTTAGAACATTTGCCAGTCAGTGATGGCTTCTCCTCTTTGTAACCTAGCGGCTATCATGCCTGCGTCAATAACGTTTACCACATAGATGACAAAACAAATTGCATTTGTGCACATCTGAATAGCGCTACCAAATCCCATATTTGCGCCACCAGATGTACTAGAGCTCACGGTTGAAAATATCAATCCCATGGATATAATAAATCCTCCGCAACATAAACACAAATTGACAAGAAAGAAAACAACTCCTTTCAGGATTTGTCTGTTATATACTTGTCCTAACCCACTAAGCAATATAGACAGTACAACCGCTATGATTGGCGAATGAGCACCTATAGGTACTTGAACAGCTCTTTGAGGAAAAGCTGCTGGCACATGAAATATTGCCTGAAGTTCAGGGATTGTTTTAGCGAGCTTCGTCTCCCCTGTACTTTGATCAATGATTATGCTATTAGCGTTTATTCTGTTTTGTACAGCCCACAATTCAAGAGTTTCTAAATCTAAAGGGCCGTATTCTACTCCAGAAGAATCTCTTACTTTATACATTTTATCTCCATAGTTTACTAATGGTGACTGAGTATAAGGCTCGGTATTATCATGGATTTCTTCTGTTGGAACTATTTCACAAACAAGTGTCTATAAATATGTTCTCAACTGAATTCATTATTAGACTTACTTCTTCAACCCCTGCCTCACCGCTGCTACTTCTTGGCTGCAGATTTTGTGTAATAGGTAGATGTCGCAGGCGTGCCAGAAGAGTTTCATTCCTTTGGCTTGCCAGAAGAGGGCCTTTTGGGCGTCTCCTACGGCGATGCCGGGGAGGACGTTGTGCCGGTTGCACGCCTCGATAATTCGCTCGATGGCGGCGATATATTCGGGAGATTCCCACTGGCCGGGGATGCCCATTCCCATCGATAGGTCATCATTCCCAACAACGGCCACATCAACCCCCTGTACACATAAAATGTCGTCCAGATTGACGAGGGCTTCGACGGTTTCGATTTGGATTCCAATCACTATGTTCTTGTTGACTGTTTCAATCTGCTCGACTACCGAGTTCCAACCTTTGTACTTGCCAACGGGGCAACTCGACCCGGCCAATCCGCGAGAGCCGAGAGGGCGGTACCGAACCATATCCACAATTTTTTCAACCTGTTGGCGGCTTCTAATTCTCGGCACAAAGATGCCGTCAGCGCCTTGATCGAGGGCGCGGTTAAGCTCGTGATAACAGTCTTCAGCTACTCTGACCATGCACGGCAGGCCAAGACAGCGGGCGGTGCGGATGTGGTCGGAGATGGTCTCTTCGTTCAGCGAGGTATGCTCGCGGTCGATCATCAACATGTCGTATCCCGCATCCGCAAAAACCTCAACAACTGCTGGGGATCGGCTGTCCATTATCCCCCCGCTTATTAAAACGTCTCCCGCTTTTATTCTGGCTTTTAGTTTTCCATCACATACATTCATTTTAATTCCTCAGTGTCGATAGTTAGGATTTAGCAATTCAGAAGGGGCTTTGCCCTCAAAGAACTCCGTCAAATCGGTCAGGCTGGAGTCCATCATCACTTCCATCGCCTCCTCGGTAACCGCCGAGGTATGAGGCGATAATATCACATTATCCATGCCGGTTAAAGGATTGCTCTTGTCGATGGGAGCATTCGCGAACACATCTAAACAAGCGCCGGCGATTATGCCCTTTTGAAGCGCCTCGATAAGCTCATTCTCCCGAACTACCTTACCACGCGAA encodes:
- a CDS encoding aldolase/citrate lyase family protein — protein: MNVCDGKLKARIKAGDVLISGGIMDSRSPAVVEVFADAGYDMLMIDREHTSLNEETISDHIRTARCLGLPCMVRVAEDCYHELNRALDQGADGIFVPRIRSRQQVEKIVDMVRYRPLGSRGLAGSSCPVGKYKGWNSVVEQIETVNKNIVIGIQIETVEALVNLDDILCVQGVDVAVVGNDDLSMGMGIPGQWESPEYIAAIERIIEACNRHNVLPGIAVGDAQKALFWQAKGMKLFWHACDIYLLHKICSQEVAAVRQGLKK